One region of Dokdonia sp. 4H-3-7-5 genomic DNA includes:
- a CDS encoding DUF4126 domain-containing protein, with protein sequence MSFELIVSIILGFSLAASAGFRVFVPLLVLSLSAHFGWFPVNNSWEWVGSVPALVLLGVATIFEIGAYFIPWVDNILDTISVPLAAVAGTLLMVATMGDMDPTITWALAIIAGGGAAAAVSGTTSATRLGSTATTGGLANPVIAGTETIAATTVSVASIFSPILALILVLLLVGLVWKVIRRLRKA encoded by the coding sequence ATGAGTTTTGAATTAATTGTAAGTATCATTCTAGGGTTTTCTCTAGCGGCATCTGCAGGCTTTAGAGTGTTTGTCCCTTTATTAGTATTAAGTCTCTCGGCTCATTTTGGTTGGTTTCCTGTAAACAATTCATGGGAATGGGTGGGAAGTGTTCCCGCATTAGTGTTACTAGGAGTCGCCACAATTTTTGAAATAGGAGCTTACTTTATCCCTTGGGTAGATAATATTCTAGACACTATATCAGTACCACTAGCTGCAGTAGCAGGTACATTATTAATGGTAGCAACGATGGGAGATATGGATCCTACCATCACTTGGGCACTTGCCATTATTGCTGGAGGCGGAGCAGCGGCAGCAGTTTCTGGCACTACAAGTGCTACAAGATTAGGAAGTACAGCAACCACTGGCGGACTCGCAAACCCGGTAATCGCTGGGACAGAAACAATTGCTGCGACTACAGTCTCTGTGGCAAGTATATTTTCTCCTATTTTGGCACTAATTCTCGTATTATTATTAGTGGGCTTAGTTTGGAAGGTAATTCGTCGTCTTAGAAAAGCATAG
- a CDS encoding ATP-dependent RecD-like DNA helicase, whose protein sequence is MIKEPRAFYKQLVKDFVHTPTLKQDRLLEQLSTFLFDTSKDKVFVLKGFAGTGKTTVIGTVVKNLWQAGMTSVLMAPTGRAAKVASNYSKKQAYTIHRKIYFPKKERGGGVSFSLQPNKHRNCIFIVDEASMISDRAAESKFFDNGSLLDDMMQYIYSGHNCKLILVGDEAQLPPVKLDMSPALDINLLSMQYNKNVETIQLDEVMRQAEDSGILMNATALREQLSEEFYEDFKFDIAGFTDVVRLIDGHEIMDAINDCYSSVGTEETAIIVRSNKRANLYNQQIRNRILFQEEEISAGDHLMVVKNNYFWIDAKSDAGFIANGDIVKVLEILAIKELYGFRFAEVKVQMVDYPQMQPFETVVMLDVLTLETPALPYEQGDTLYKEVQKDYADETSNYKRFQKIKNNKFFNALQVKFSYAITCHKSQGGQWDNVFIEQPYLPDGMNKDYLRWLYTAITRSKSKLYLIGFKDDMFIEEA, encoded by the coding sequence ATGATTAAAGAACCCAGAGCATTTTACAAGCAGCTAGTTAAAGACTTTGTGCACACACCTACTTTAAAGCAAGACAGGCTGTTAGAGCAATTGTCTACTTTTCTATTTGACACCTCTAAGGATAAAGTGTTTGTTCTTAAAGGGTTTGCAGGTACAGGTAAAACAACAGTAATTGGGACTGTAGTTAAAAATTTATGGCAAGCTGGCATGACATCTGTGCTCATGGCACCTACAGGAAGAGCTGCAAAGGTGGCGAGTAATTACAGTAAAAAACAAGCCTATACCATCCATAGAAAAATTTATTTCCCCAAAAAAGAGCGTGGAGGCGGCGTGTCTTTTAGTCTGCAGCCCAATAAGCATAGAAACTGCATTTTTATAGTTGATGAAGCATCTATGATCTCTGATCGAGCAGCAGAGTCTAAGTTTTTTGATAATGGATCACTACTGGATGATATGATGCAATACATTTATAGCGGTCATAATTGTAAGCTCATTCTGGTAGGTGATGAGGCGCAGTTACCACCAGTAAAGCTTGATATGTCACCTGCACTTGACATTAATTTGCTTTCCATGCAGTATAATAAAAATGTCGAGACCATACAGCTTGATGAAGTAATGAGGCAAGCAGAGGATAGTGGTATCCTTATGAACGCAACCGCTTTAAGAGAGCAACTCTCTGAAGAGTTTTATGAAGATTTTAAATTTGACATCGCAGGATTTACAGACGTGGTGCGACTTATAGATGGCCATGAGATTATGGATGCCATCAATGACTGCTACAGCAGTGTAGGTACAGAAGAGACAGCCATCATCGTACGGTCGAACAAACGAGCAAACTTATATAATCAGCAAATAAGAAACAGAATTCTATTCCAAGAAGAGGAGATATCTGCTGGAGATCACTTAATGGTGGTAAAGAATAACTACTTCTGGATTGATGCAAAAAGTGATGCTGGATTTATTGCAAACGGCGATATTGTAAAGGTGCTAGAAATTCTAGCGATTAAGGAACTCTACGGTTTCCGTTTTGCAGAGGTAAAAGTGCAAATGGTAGATTACCCACAGATGCAACCTTTTGAAACTGTTGTCATGCTTGACGTACTTACCCTTGAGACGCCAGCACTTCCATATGAGCAAGGTGACACCTTATATAAGGAAGTTCAAAAAGATTATGCAGACGAAACTTCTAACTATAAACGTTTCCAAAAAATAAAGAATAATAAATTCTTTAATGCCTTACAGGTTAAATTCTCCTATGCGATCACCTGTCACAAATCACAAGGTGGACAGTGGGATAATGTTTTTATAGAACAACCCTATCTTCCTGACGGTATGAATAAAGATTATTTGAGATGGTTATATACGGCCATCACACGATCTAAAAGTAAGCTGTACTTAATAGGTTTTAAAGATGATATGTTTATAGAAGAGGCTTGA
- a CDS encoding DUF3822 family protein codes for MINQGHSNSLYSLSIQIHLDGLSFFTQHIHSKDVKDAEVVCFRENVNPTTLLVEIEKAFKEIEALAQPFSKVTVVYANELFTIVPQALFDSEKAADYLKFNTKILSTDYIAHDTIDFYDLINVYVPYSNVNNFFFDTFGSFEYYHSTTIFAKHLLTEYSNNEEAQVLINLQSSYFEMGVVKNKKLLFINRFEIRAKEDFIYYLLFTLEQLELNPENTPVTLTGIIEKDDEFYSIAHTYIRHLIIKDSPSTSLTRSQSLLATLL; via the coding sequence ATGATTAATCAAGGTCATTCTAACTCATTATATAGTCTGTCCATCCAAATACATTTGGATGGACTTTCTTTTTTTACTCAACATATCCATTCTAAGGACGTAAAGGATGCAGAGGTAGTATGCTTTCGCGAAAACGTGAATCCTACAACCCTACTCGTTGAAATAGAAAAGGCTTTCAAAGAGATAGAGGCGCTCGCACAACCCTTTTCTAAGGTTACTGTGGTATATGCTAACGAATTGTTTACAATTGTCCCACAGGCGCTATTTGATAGTGAGAAGGCAGCAGACTATCTTAAGTTTAATACAAAGATTTTAAGTACTGATTATATAGCTCACGACACCATAGATTTTTATGATCTTATCAATGTTTATGTGCCCTATTCAAACGTAAACAACTTCTTCTTTGACACTTTTGGATCGTTTGAGTATTATCACAGTACTACAATATTTGCAAAACATCTTCTTACGGAGTATTCTAATAATGAAGAAGCTCAAGTATTAATAAATTTACAAAGCTCGTATTTTGAGATGGGCGTTGTAAAGAATAAAAAACTACTTTTTATTAATAGGTTTGAGATACGCGCCAAGGAAGATTTTATATATTACCTACTATTCACTCTAGAGCAACTAGAACTCAATCCAGAAAATACACCTGTAACACTTACAGGTATTATAGAAAAGGACGACGAATTTTATAGTATAGCACATACGTACATCAGACATCTTATTATTAAAGATAGTCCGTCTACCAGCCTCACAAGATCTCAATCTCTACTCGCAACACTACTATGA
- a CDS encoding RsmD family RNA methyltransferase → MTRIISGKYKGRRIAAPKKLPVRPTTDMAKEALFNILRSNYHMSQLRVLDLFAGTGNISYEFASRGSDQITAVDANYGCVQFINKTAEEFEFSIQTIKSDVFKYLERARGTYDIIFADPPYDIDIKDFEKIATLVFKQNLLDQDGTLIIEHGKYTKMDSFPNYVQTRNYGGNAFSFFGMPESDEEE, encoded by the coding sequence ATGACAAGAATAATCTCAGGAAAATATAAAGGACGCCGCATCGCTGCTCCAAAAAAATTACCCGTACGCCCTACCACAGATATGGCAAAGGAAGCATTGTTTAATATTCTGAGAAGCAATTACCATATGAGCCAACTTAGGGTTTTAGACCTTTTTGCTGGTACAGGAAATATAAGTTATGAGTTTGCCTCACGCGGCTCAGACCAGATTACAGCCGTAGATGCAAATTATGGTTGTGTGCAGTTTATAAATAAAACGGCAGAGGAGTTTGAATTTTCAATTCAAACCATAAAAAGTGACGTATTTAAATATCTAGAGCGTGCAAGAGGCACTTATGATATCATTTTTGCAGATCCACCTTATGACATCGACATTAAGGATTTTGAAAAAATAGCAACGCTTGTTTTTAAACAAAATCTGCTAGATCAAGATGGTACCTTGATCATAGAACACGGAAAATATACTAAAATGGACTCGTTTCCTAATTATGTACAAACACGTAATTATGGTGGGAATGCCTTCAGCTTTTTTGGAATGCCAGAAAGCGACGAAGAGGAATAG
- a CDS encoding phosphoenolpyruvate carboxylase — MSREPKIERFNTNVKSKYEVYNAIFMTLPFDGISNTGVLLPLFHSICKAGYEDNKNPSEIIEYFFERYMRDASAKEREDLLFKFIQYIERQVVLFDAIEDASYRIVNNMDGRGTLRNIKEEAEATGKKEELIAYLNTFKIRPVLTAHPTQFYPGVVLGIINDLSEAIREDRLEDIKSLLAQLGKTPFFKKEKPTPYDEAVSLIWYLENVFYHSAGAIYDYLHKHLIQDEAFSNSLVDLGFWPGGDRDGNPFVTTAITLKVARKLRSTVLRNYYRELRQLRRRITFQGTEELLGSLEAALYKAIFVEGKPEIDQKHILRVLKEVRDVVRDKHQSLYLDHIDSLIHKVELFGLHFASLDIRQDSSIHKIVFEEIVAHAQIDGKAIFPENYLSLDDEAQIAFLNDVSGSLDPESFSEEVVTKTLGSIYAMKTIQEENGEKGSNRYIISNSQSALHVMQAFTFLRLCDWDMPTADVSPLFETVPDLIAAPEVMEALYTNPTYSAHLKRRGMRQTIMLGFSDGTKDGGYLMANWSIFKAKEAMTAMSRKYGVTVIFFDGRGGPPARGGGKTHQFYASLGPKIEAQEIQLTVQGQTISSNFGTLDSCQYNLEQLLSSGVANEVFASANNDITDTDRATLEALAQKSYEAYTAFKQHDKFLPYLERMSTLKYYAKTNIGSRPSKRSQKSTLDFGDLRAIPFVGSWSQLKQNVPGFYGVGTALASFEEKGTLDEVKELYKNSSFFRTLLENSMMSLTKSFFGLTAYMADDEEFGAFWKILFDEYERSKRLMLEVSGLKELMENEQAGKASIQERERIVLPLLTIQQYALRAIQEMQKSGEQTDKLAVYEQMVTRSLFGNINASRNSA, encoded by the coding sequence ATGTCTAGAGAACCAAAAATTGAGAGATTTAATACAAACGTAAAGTCAAAATATGAAGTGTACAACGCTATATTTATGACACTTCCCTTTGACGGTATTTCAAATACAGGAGTACTTCTACCGCTTTTTCATTCTATTTGTAAAGCAGGATATGAAGACAATAAAAATCCTTCTGAAATCATTGAGTACTTTTTTGAAAGATACATGAGAGATGCTTCGGCAAAGGAAAGAGAAGATTTACTGTTTAAGTTTATTCAATATATAGAACGCCAAGTAGTACTTTTTGATGCGATAGAGGATGCTTCATATCGTATTGTAAACAATATGGACGGACGCGGAACACTGCGTAACATAAAAGAAGAAGCAGAGGCAACTGGTAAAAAAGAAGAGCTTATTGCTTACTTAAATACTTTTAAAATAAGACCAGTACTTACTGCACACCCTACGCAATTTTATCCAGGAGTTGTGCTAGGTATTATTAATGATCTTAGTGAAGCAATACGAGAAGACCGTCTTGAAGACATAAAATCATTACTGGCTCAACTAGGAAAAACACCTTTCTTTAAGAAAGAAAAACCAACGCCTTATGATGAGGCAGTAAGTTTAATATGGTACCTAGAAAATGTGTTTTACCATAGTGCAGGTGCTATTTATGATTACTTACATAAGCACTTAATACAAGACGAAGCTTTTAGTAACTCACTAGTAGATTTAGGTTTTTGGCCAGGTGGAGATCGCGATGGTAATCCATTTGTGACTACAGCAATCACGCTTAAAGTTGCACGTAAATTACGCAGCACCGTACTAAGGAATTATTATCGCGAACTAAGACAACTGCGTCGTCGTATAACTTTTCAAGGTACTGAGGAACTTCTGGGATCATTAGAGGCTGCGTTGTATAAAGCCATCTTTGTAGAAGGAAAGCCAGAGATTGATCAAAAACATATTCTTAGAGTTCTTAAAGAGGTGCGAGATGTCGTGCGTGATAAACATCAAAGTTTATACTTAGACCATATAGATAGCTTAATTCACAAAGTAGAATTGTTTGGGTTACATTTTGCTTCTCTAGATATAAGACAAGATAGTAGCATCCATAAAATTGTGTTTGAAGAAATAGTAGCACATGCTCAGATAGATGGTAAAGCTATATTTCCAGAGAACTACTTGAGTCTAGATGACGAAGCGCAGATTGCATTTTTAAATGATGTTTCTGGCTCCTTAGATCCAGAGAGTTTTAGTGAAGAAGTTGTCACAAAAACACTTGGTTCCATTTATGCCATGAAAACCATTCAGGAAGAAAATGGAGAAAAAGGTTCCAACCGTTATATCATAAGTAATTCACAAAGTGCATTGCATGTAATGCAGGCGTTTACGTTCTTAAGACTATGTGATTGGGATATGCCTACAGCAGATGTTTCTCCGCTTTTTGAGACCGTTCCAGATTTAATTGCTGCTCCAGAAGTGATGGAGGCGTTATATACAAACCCAACCTACAGCGCGCATTTAAAGCGTCGCGGCATGAGACAGACTATCATGCTAGGCTTTTCTGATGGAACTAAGGATGGTGGGTATCTCATGGCAAACTGGAGTATTTTTAAAGCCAAAGAAGCGATGACTGCCATGTCTAGAAAATACGGAGTTACTGTAATCTTCTTTGACGGTAGAGGAGGACCACCAGCACGTGGAGGCGGAAAGACACATCAATTTTATGCATCTTTAGGACCAAAAATTGAAGCCCAAGAAATACAACTTACAGTACAAGGACAAACCATCAGTTCAAATTTTGGAACATTGGATTCATGTCAATATAACCTGGAGCAATTATTAAGTAGTGGTGTTGCAAATGAAGTTTTTGCTTCCGCAAATAATGATATTACAGATACCGACAGAGCAACACTAGAAGCACTAGCTCAAAAGAGTTATGAAGCATATACAGCTTTTAAACAGCACGATAAATTCTTGCCGTACCTAGAGCGTATGAGTACGCTTAAGTATTATGCAAAAACAAATATTGGTAGTAGGCCAAGTAAGCGTTCTCAGAAGTCTACGCTAGATTTTGGGGATTTAAGAGCCATTCCTTTTGTGGGAAGTTGGAGCCAACTTAAACAAAACGTTCCAGGATTTTATGGCGTAGGTACTGCGCTGGCTTCTTTTGAAGAAAAAGGAACTCTTGACGAGGTAAAAGAGCTTTATAAGAACAGTTCATTCTTCCGTACGCTGCTTGAAAATAGTATGATGAGCCTTACCAAGTCTTTCTTTGGCTTAACGGCTTATATGGCAGATGACGAGGAGTTTGGTGCTTTCTGGAAAATTCTATTTGATGAATATGAGCGTAGCAAGCGATTAATGCTTGAAGTGTCAGGACTTAAGGAGTTAATGGAAAATGAACAAGCAGGTAAAGCTTCCATACAAGAAAGGGAGCGCATTGTATTACCACTTCTTACCATCCAGCAATATGCATTGAGAGCTATACAAGAAATGCAAAAATCTGGAGAACAAACAGATAAGCTTGCTGTGTATGAGCAGATGGTGACGAGATCATTATTTGGAAATATTAATGCGAGTAGAAACTCGGCATAA
- a CDS encoding M16 family metallopeptidase has protein sequence MKKHIILGALLMLATAGYAQVDRSIQPKPGPAPEINLKDPTSFELKNGLKVMVVENKKLPRVSIQLTMNNPLIVEGDKAGVASLTSSMLGKGSKNIEKDVYEEEVDYLGANIGFGSQSAFASGLSKYFERLIELTADAGINPNFTQVEFDKEKERLIEGLKSNEKSVSAIAGRVQSVLAYGADHPYGEFTTEETVNNVTLADVNKFHSDYFRPNNGYLIIIGDVDFDNVKKIVTKNFKSWKKGNIPETPFSEQGNASTTEINFINMDNAVQSEIAVQNTVELKMTDADYFPALIANNILGGGGEARLFNNLREDKGYTYGSYSRIGSNEKTVTRFSATASVRNVVTDSSVVEIVKEINRMGSEPVSAEELANAKAKYTGNFVLALERPQTIANYAYNIESKGLPKDFYKNYLSNIDKVSQQDVQNAASKLFKGDNARIVVTGKGSEVIDNLNKVVINGKAVPVKYYDVYGKAIAKPEFKKELPADLTVNKVLESYIAAIGGKDKIAAVNSVYIKAQGTVQGMTLDFELKKTTKEQFVQNIMMGGNSLSKQVLDGETAYMVAQGQRKDLEGDDIAKVKAESSPFPEVNWLSGGATLEGMEKVDGEDAYVVKVDGGKMAYYSAKTGLKLQEVSVQEAQGQTFKTTIVYSKYQDVGGIMFPFTLSQSLGPQAIEFNVTEIKVNEGVSDADFE, from the coding sequence ATGAAAAAGCATATTATATTAGGTGCACTATTAATGCTAGCAACTGCTGGTTATGCACAAGTAGACAGAAGCATACAACCTAAGCCAGGTCCGGCTCCTGAGATTAATTTAAAAGATCCAACATCTTTTGAGCTCAAGAATGGTCTTAAAGTAATGGTTGTTGAGAATAAAAAGTTACCTAGAGTATCTATTCAACTTACGATGAATAATCCTCTTATTGTAGAAGGAGATAAGGCAGGCGTTGCTTCCCTTACGTCATCTATGCTGGGTAAAGGTTCTAAAAACATTGAAAAAGATGTTTATGAGGAAGAAGTAGATTACTTAGGAGCAAACATAGGTTTTGGTTCTCAAAGTGCATTTGCTAGCGGACTATCAAAGTATTTTGAGCGTCTTATAGAACTTACAGCAGATGCTGGTATCAATCCTAACTTTACACAAGTAGAGTTTGACAAGGAAAAGGAGCGTCTCATAGAAGGTTTAAAATCTAATGAGAAAAGTGTAAGTGCAATTGCAGGTCGTGTACAAAGCGTTCTTGCTTACGGTGCAGATCACCCTTATGGAGAATTTACTACAGAAGAAACGGTAAACAATGTAACTCTTGCAGATGTAAATAAGTTTCACTCAGATTACTTCAGACCTAATAATGGATATTTAATCATTATAGGTGATGTAGATTTTGATAATGTAAAGAAGATTGTAACGAAGAACTTTAAGAGCTGGAAAAAAGGAAACATTCCTGAAACGCCATTCTCAGAGCAAGGAAATGCATCTACTACAGAAATAAACTTCATTAACATGGATAACGCTGTACAGTCAGAAATTGCTGTTCAGAACACTGTAGAATTAAAAATGACTGATGCAGATTATTTTCCTGCATTGATTGCAAACAACATCTTAGGTGGTGGTGGAGAAGCTCGTCTTTTTAACAACTTACGTGAAGATAAAGGGTATACTTACGGTTCTTATTCTAGAATAGGATCTAACGAGAAAACGGTAACACGTTTTAGCGCTACAGCAAGTGTACGTAACGTAGTTACAGATAGCTCTGTGGTTGAGATTGTAAAAGAGATTAATCGCATGGGATCTGAGCCAGTATCTGCCGAAGAGCTTGCAAATGCTAAGGCAAAGTATACAGGTAATTTTGTACTAGCGTTAGAGCGTCCACAAACTATCGCAAACTATGCTTACAATATTGAGAGCAAAGGACTTCCTAAGGATTTCTACAAAAATTACCTTTCTAATATTGATAAAGTATCTCAACAAGACGTGCAGAATGCTGCAAGTAAATTGTTTAAAGGAGATAATGCTAGAATCGTAGTTACTGGAAAAGGTAGCGAAGTAATTGATAACCTCAATAAGGTTGTTATTAATGGTAAAGCTGTACCTGTAAAATACTATGATGTATATGGTAAAGCAATTGCAAAGCCAGAATTTAAGAAAGAACTTCCTGCAGATTTAACGGTAAATAAAGTGCTTGAATCTTACATTGCTGCCATAGGTGGTAAAGATAAGATTGCTGCAGTAAACTCTGTGTATATCAAGGCACAAGGTACTGTGCAAGGTATGACGTTAGATTTTGAGCTTAAAAAAACTACCAAAGAGCAATTTGTACAGAACATCATGATGGGAGGTAATTCTCTTTCTAAGCAAGTGCTAGATGGTGAGACCGCTTATATGGTAGCACAAGGACAGCGTAAAGACCTAGAAGGTGATGATATTGCAAAAGTAAAAGCAGAATCTTCTCCTTTTCCAGAAGTAAACTGGTTAAGTGGTGGAGCTACTCTAGAAGGTATGGAGAAAGTAGATGGTGAAGATGCTTATGTTGTAAAGGTTGATGGAGGTAAAATGGCTTATTACAGTGCAAAAACTGGACTTAAACTTCAAGAAGTTTCTGTACAAGAAGCACAAGGTCAAACTTTCAAGACTACGATCGTTTATAGCAAGTATCAAGATGTAGGAGGAATCATGTTTCCATTTACATTGAGCCAGTCTTTAGGCCCGCAAGCTATAGAGTTTAATGTTACAGAGATCAAAGTAAATGAAGGAGTTTCAGATGCAGATTTTGAGTAA
- a CDS encoding M16 family metallopeptidase — protein MKKKMYALAALLLSGVALNAQEVSFEEYDLDNGMHVILHQDNGAPVVTTSVMYHVGAKDEDPSKTGFAHFFEHLLFEGTENIERGEWFKVVSSNGGQNNANTTQDRTYYYEVFPSNNLELGLWMESERLLHPIINQIGVDTQKEVVQEEKRLRVDNQPYGRFQEVIGKMLFKKHPYRWTTIGSLDHLASATLEDFQKFSDTYYVPNNAVLVVAGDIDLAETKEMINKYFAPIPRGKDIARSTFKEDPVVPVREKFYDPNIQIPAIFLAYRTPAQTEKDAYVLDMVSSVLSDGKSSRLYKKLVDDQKKALQVFAFSGAQEDYGSYLIGALPLGENSLEDLITEMDEEIVKLQTTLISERDYQKLQNKFENRFVNSNSSVEGIANSLARNYMLYDDTNLINTEIDIYRSITREDIKAAAIKYLKENERVILEYLPESQKEN, from the coding sequence ATGAAAAAGAAAATGTATGCTTTAGCAGCTCTTTTATTAAGTGGCGTAGCGCTTAATGCTCAAGAGGTTAGCTTTGAAGAGTATGATCTTGACAATGGAATGCACGTTATTCTTCATCAGGATAATGGCGCTCCAGTAGTAACTACATCTGTAATGTATCACGTAGGTGCAAAAGATGAAGATCCAAGTAAAACTGGTTTTGCTCACTTTTTTGAACACTTACTTTTTGAGGGTACAGAAAATATTGAACGTGGTGAGTGGTTTAAGGTAGTTTCTTCAAACGGAGGACAAAACAATGCAAACACGACACAAGACAGAACGTATTATTACGAAGTATTTCCTTCTAACAACCTAGAATTAGGTCTATGGATGGAATCTGAACGTTTATTACACCCAATCATCAATCAAATAGGCGTAGATACTCAAAAGGAAGTAGTGCAAGAAGAAAAACGTTTACGAGTGGACAATCAGCCATACGGACGTTTTCAAGAAGTAATAGGGAAGATGCTTTTTAAGAAGCATCCATATCGCTGGACAACAATAGGATCTCTTGATCACCTTGCTAGTGCAACACTAGAAGATTTTCAAAAATTTAGCGATACCTATTATGTGCCAAATAACGCAGTCTTAGTTGTAGCTGGAGATATTGATCTTGCAGAGACTAAAGAGATGATTAATAAATACTTTGCACCTATTCCAAGAGGTAAGGATATTGCACGTAGCACGTTTAAAGAAGATCCTGTGGTACCTGTAAGAGAGAAGTTTTATGATCCTAACATCCAGATTCCTGCGATATTCTTAGCTTACAGAACTCCCGCTCAAACAGAAAAAGATGCTTATGTGTTAGACATGGTATCATCTGTATTAAGTGATGGTAAAAGCTCTAGACTTTACAAGAAACTTGTAGATGACCAGAAGAAAGCATTACAAGTATTTGCTTTTAGCGGTGCTCAAGAAGATTACGGTTCTTACTTAATAGGAGCGTTACCTCTAGGCGAAAACTCTCTAGAAGATTTAATAACAGAAATGGATGAGGAGATTGTAAAACTTCAAACAACGCTAATATCTGAAAGAGATTATCAAAAACTTCAAAATAAATTTGAAAACCGTTTTGTAAATTCTAACAGTAGTGTAGAAGGTATTGCAAATTCACTTGCTCGTAACTACATGTTATATGATGATACTAATCTTATTAATACAGAGATTGATATTTACAGATCTATAACAAGAGAGGACATTAAAGCAGCTGCTATAAAGTACCTCAAAGAAAATGAGCGTGTAATATTAGAGTACTTACCAGAATCTCAAAAAGAAAATTAA
- a CDS encoding DUF4159 domain-containing protein, which translates to MKRSILALVIMLFMFAFAKAQDLAVLKYKGGGDWYSNPTALPNLITFCNKNINTKMNPAPVSVDAGSTDIFQYPLLHMTGHGNVLFTDNDVENMRSYLISGGFLHIDDNYGMAEYLPKELKKIFPEQELTELAATHPIFSSAYRFPKGLPKIHEHDGKRPQALGLFYEDRLVVLFTTESDLGDGWEDPEVHGDPESVREKALQMGANIVKYAFEN; encoded by the coding sequence ATGAAGCGTAGTATTCTCGCACTTGTTATCATGTTATTTATGTTCGCTTTCGCGAAAGCGCAAGATCTAGCAGTGCTTAAGTATAAAGGAGGTGGAGACTGGTATAGTAACCCAACAGCCCTACCTAATCTTATTACTTTTTGTAATAAAAACATCAACACGAAGATGAATCCCGCTCCCGTATCTGTAGATGCTGGTAGTACAGATATTTTCCAATATCCCTTATTACACATGACTGGGCATGGTAATGTTCTCTTTACAGATAATGATGTAGAAAACATGCGTAGCTACCTAATAAGCGGAGGTTTCTTGCACATTGATGATAATTACGGAATGGCTGAGTATTTACCTAAGGAACTTAAAAAGATCTTCCCAGAGCAAGAACTTACAGAACTTGCCGCTACTCATCCTATATTTTCTAGCGCATATAGATTTCCTAAAGGGCTACCTAAAATCCACGAGCATGATGGCAAACGACCACAGGCGCTAGGACTTTTTTATGAAGATAGACTTGTTGTGCTTTTCACTACAGAATCAGACTTAGGTGACGGCTGGGAAGATCCAGAAGTACATGGAGACCCAGAAAGCGTACGCGAGAAAGCACTACAAATGGGTGCTAATATTGTTAAGTATGCTTTTGAGAATTAG
- a CDS encoding TrmH family RNA methyltransferase, which produces MTSPANAGSIFRLADAFGVKEIIFCGNQPDTRSSRLRKTARNTEKTIPFRVSDTIKNTLQELHDLSFTSIALEITSNSKPMSTVDFSRLDKVALIIGAENIGITDETLEQCNNIAHITMYGINSSMNVAQATGIALYELTRS; this is translated from the coding sequence ATGACTAGTCCTGCAAATGCTGGAAGTATTTTTAGGCTAGCAGATGCCTTTGGTGTAAAAGAAATTATTTTCTGCGGAAATCAACCAGATACAAGAAGTAGCCGCTTACGTAAAACAGCTAGAAACACAGAAAAGACAATACCTTTTCGCGTAAGCGATACTATAAAAAATACATTACAAGAACTACATGACCTTTCCTTTACTAGTATTGCCTTAGAAATCACATCAAATAGTAAACCGATGAGCACGGTAGATTTTTCTAGATTAGATAAAGTTGCTCTAATAATAGGTGCAGAAAACATAGGAATTACGGACGAAACACTGGAGCAATGCAATAACATAGCGCATATTACGATGTATGGTATTAATAGTAGTATGAATGTAGCACAAGCTACAGGTATTGCTCTTTATGAACTTACAAGGTCATAA